The genomic stretch AATAActctattttttgttttaaaaaaaattatatttggtCTTcctcaattattattattattattattattattttacctTTTGGCCCTTACAAGATCACTTCTACCTTCGTCCTTGTACATAATTATGTTGATATTAAAATCACTTAAATTTAtattgttctattttttttttttttaaaacacctATTTTACAATAGTTaggatatctcttctatataaaaagtaggtagataatgaaaattcttaattttaacggttttttattttttttccgttaattttaacagaatatttttgtatttaacagaatatttatatatatttaacagtagattgtaaacatgacttaaaattaattaaataaataaataattaaacaaattaaaatatgatatttttgagatattttacaatgataattatttaaaataacaacaccatacattttttaacttaaataaaatttaattaaacttaatatttattaaacatataatatataatattttgttttcACTGCCCAATTCAAAAAccagaacaaacataaacttaaacaaaaataaataaattaattaattaaaatatgatatttttaaaatttgttatgataatttaaataattaaatcatatttatttaaaaataataaatacataccaataatttttttatcttataaatttgtgtgatagtttttttttatcaagtgaatagaactctttttcttcatcaaattcaccaaaggacattgtgagatacaatagaaactaaaaatagttgacgaatgtatactactgtctatactatgcctttttcttttcttattttatttatattattaatttctttttaaatattattgtattttatatatatgtcacgtagtcatgtaaatatatatctatgtcaacattgtgtttagatgtcatatatgtagatgttattgatataaatatttatatatactataaaattataattcattctattatatatatatttaaaaaaatagtaaaccaataaactagtttttttaaaattataaataatatttacaactataaaactaaataaacatgcattataaattgcttttacctagtatctatatatatatttataaaaaattacgAAATAAAGTATTTTAACTTCATAATAACTTTATAACACTTGAGAAAGCACattcttcatttaaaaaaaaaacatcaagaAAAAACACATCATGTTGGCCTATTATAAAAAACAAGCACATCCCAAAATATAAAAAGTGTTATAAATGTAAATGTAGCTCAACACGGTATTTTAACTTTTGGCAATTACGGCTAGCTCAATGTTTGACTAATTTTATTTTAGTTATAATAATTAACTACTTGATATCATGTACATGCATAGTTGGAAATAATCATGAAGTGCATGAATGTCAAGCTCTAATTCAAAGACACGTACGAAGTATAATAATGTAACTAATAAAGTAAGGGTATTGCTATAGTGAGAGTTTTTCACGCTCCATAAAATGTGCGTGCGTGGACATTGGACCTTTTATTATGTATGTATGAATGTGTGTGTGTCACATAAGCCACTAAAGTGGACGATATCCAATAGAGATTAAGATACGAACGTAATCACTTGGTTTTAGATGACGTAACTAGTGTTATTCGTATAAGTGGTGAAGAAGTATGAGAATATATACAGTATTATATACTAATAGTACTTACGCGGAACTAGGTTTGAAGATTCTTGGTCTCCTTCCTTGGCTTCATCTCTGACTTTCTGTTCTTGTCCCTCTTTTCACtctctaattaattcaatttaagGGAGAAAAACTTTGATAGATCTTTATTCTAGAGTTATTACTTTGTGTAATTGTGAATGCAGAAGTGGTCAGCCATAGACCTTTTTACCTCTTTGAACTTCTTTCTCATCTCTCTTTGTCTCCCTCTCCTATTCCTACGACCAAAGACCAGTCTTCATGAAGATATTCTACAAATGATTTTCTCGGTCAAACTTTCTCAATTTCTCATCATCTTCAAATATATACTAGCTAGCTATCCCCTCCTCCTACACCATGGCCTTAAAATCACACACCAATATTTCCCTCCTCTTAACTCCCTCACTCCAAATTCTTTCTCCTCAAAACAAACAACCAAACCAGTTTAATTAacctcttttcttttccttattaATAATATAAGCCGCAAAAGTACATACACACAGAAAACGCATTTATATATACTTCATTACAACATGATCTATTGTCCAGCTAATTAATACTAGTTACTAGTTAGTATTGCCCATTTCTCTACATATATTATCTATCCAGATCGATCATACGACGTGTCGTATAATTCATTCTATAAGATGGGAGATTGGGAGCAAAAGAATCTGCTGAATGAGCTGACACGAGGGAAAGAGCTTGCAGGGCAACTCCAACTCCATCTCATCAACGCATCTTCTCCTTCTTCCCACGAAACGGGTCAGTATTTGGTCCAAAAGATTTTAGTTTCTTATGAAAAGGCACTCTCGATGCTCAACTGGCCTGGAGATCATCCACCACAGCCACCCCCAGTTCTTCAACTTGGAATGTCCGATTCCCCACCTTCTTTGACCGGAAGTCCACGCAGCGAGGACTCTGACCGTGACCAGGACAACAAAGATTACATGGGCTCTAGaaaaaggtatatatatatatatgtatatattgattCAATAATAATCAACTTGTACTATTATTAGCTAGGTATTTGAGATTTTTATTAAGGTCGTTGCAACTTACGCAAGTGtacaaatatatttaaatatcAGGAAGAGTTTGCCAAGGTGGACGAAGCAAGTGAGGGTGAGTCCTGGGATGGGACTAGAAGGGCCTCTTGACGATGGGTTTAGCTGGAGAAAATATGGCCAAAAGGACATTCTTGGAGCCAAATATCCCAGgtgataataattaattatattgatgaTTCAATGTAGGTGGACAACTTATCACAAACATGTTTTTaacacaaatatatttatatgaaatgaCATGATTTGTGTGCTAGCTTTGTCAATATATACAAAGAATTGAAGCTTTCTTACATCCGTAAATATTGATTGCGAACTTTTGTAATGTAGCGATTCAATATATACAAGGGTTATAATTTGTTCTCTTATCACTTTCGAAACGTATGTTGCCACTTGCGTACGAAAGAGATAATAATGAGATTGGTAGCGATAAAGTTTTGATGTAAATCGATGTACGTAGTTGCAAAAACACAAGCATTTTTGTCTCTTAAGGAAATTGATCAACTAGACAGCCATGTATTTATAGAATAAGTTTATATAACATGACAAAATCTCTAGAGCCACTAGCTATAGTTGTCAACTAGTTGAGCAAGAGCAAGTACATATACTAAAACTTTCCACTTGACATATATATCATCCCAATTCAACTGACAACTTTTtcttataataaatataatttatcatATAATAATAGTCTACTATACTTAAttaatataaacttttttttGGCTTCATTTGTAGGGGCTATTACAGATGCACTCATCGAAATGTTCAAGGATGTTTGGCCACAAAGCAAGTCCAACGATCAGATGACGACCCTACAATCTTTGAAATCACATACCGAGGGAGGCACACGTGCACCCAAGCTCCCGGTCACGTGATCGGAAGCAGCAGTACTAACCCAACAGCCTCAGCTGACCAAAACCAAGAAGTGGTAGCACTTCAAACAACCAATACCAACAACAATATTATTAATAACTTCCCATTAGAACAAATGAGTCATCAACATCAGCCTCAAGCACAAGAAGATCACATTCTTTCCAGTCTCAGATCAGGCCTCAGGGTCATCACCGAAGGCCTAAAGAATCTTGATGACGGTCATTCAGCTGCCCTAATCCCCTCTTTCCACTTCGCTGCATCGTCCAGTCCTACCACTGcggctaataataataatacgaaTGTTAACATGACAGACGCGTTGGCAGTGGCGGTGGCCGCTGGTGGGGAAGAACAGAACCCTGCTGCTCATCGTACTTTTTCTTCGAATAATTATCCTATGAATATGATCATCGACGACAGTTTAATGAGAGAATTTTCTCCGTCGTTTGTGTCCCCGGCAGCTTCTGGGACGAACTATTTCTCATCGTCAGTGTCGCCTCAAGCTGGTCACCATCATCACGAATTTGGAGGAGGAATTCACGAAACTTTTCATGATCGTCAGCAGGATTCTGAGTCTGATCAGATAGCGGCGGTAATCTCCTCTTCAGCTGCTAATACTTCCACAATTGGTCCGGATTTTCAATTTGGACAAGGTGAATTCGACTCCAACTTCACCTTTGATAATTCAGGATTCTTTTCCTGATTTTCTATGTTGATCGATCAATCAATTCAGCGATCAATCAATTGTACCGATGTCGACTTTCATGTTTTAAGTAGTGCTCGTCCTAGCTAGATCAATTAACGCGAGgacaataatatttatatttatataaatatgtgGAGAGGAAAAGAGAGATAGTTAAATAGGTACGTAAGAGTAAAAACAATGTACACTATAAGTGTCATACtttttgtattttatattttGGCAATTTTATGATTATGTATTGCTTTTTCAGTTGCATCTGTATTTTGTAATTTAACAGTATTTTAACTCATCTCCTATTTTGTCAGTTGCATCCGGAAATTTGGTGTTGTCACAATGTCTTACTGTTGCTTACGTGGCATGGTTTACATTGTCTGTTATGATTAATTGTCTGATGTTTTTGGTCTCTTGATTTTGGTGTGCCGCGCTATTTTGTTTCTAACGAATTTCTGTTTTTAGGGTGTCTGAGTTGGTTGAGTTTGTTAGAACTCAAATCTGTATTCTTGAGAAACTTTGCTCTgctaggttttggatttttgTGTGGGTTTttctttgtcattttttttatagGTAGAAGAACTCTATTCTTGGAAGGATGTTCATTTATGGTAGATAGTGGTGTTCTTCAGGTGAAGTATTGGAAGAAAGTTAGATCTGCAAAAGTTCAAGTGTAAAGACTCAAAGAGATCAATCTAAGGAATTTCACAAGAGAGACAAGTATAGAAGATTTTCTGTTGTTGGTAAAATCAGAGGTACTTTGTAGAACTTGCATTTTCTATCTTAGTGGATTTTTTTTTCTGGACTAGGTCCCAAGAATTAGCCATTACTATTTATAgtggtgaaccttgtaaaaattgttTGGTGTGATTCTTTTACATGTTCTTTATGATTTCTTTAAATCTTGTCTTGCTAATTCAATAAGCTCAATACTTAGGTAGTAAATCACCTTCATACGCAATGCACGTTTAtgtagttttaaagttataaacattctctataattttaataaaaactaatttactatttttctaaatatatatatataatagaatgaattatatttcaataatatatataaatatttatatcaataatctatatatatatattacagcTAAACACaacgtataaatatatatttatatgactacatgacatatatatatataaaatacaatagtacttaaaaagaaattaataatataaataaaataagaatagaaaaaatcatagtgtagatAGTAATGTATatgcataaattatttttagtttctaatgtatctcacaatgccatttggtgaatttgatgaagaaaaactgctttaatcacttgataaaaaacaaattatcacacaaatttataagataaaaaattatatgtatgcctttattatttataaataaatatgatttaattatttaaattatcataaaaataacttattttaattattttttgttttgtttatatttatggctgttctagtttttgaatttgacagttacaataaaatattatatattatatgtttaatataatattaagtttaagtaaaattaaattttatttaagttataaaatatatagttttattatttttaaataattatatattattgtaaaatatctcaaaaatatcatattttaatttgttcaattattcatttatttaattttatttaagtttatttaatgtttacaataattataagaatattatgttaaatataaaaatataccGTTAAAattaacggaaaaaaataaaaaactgttaaaatcaataatttttatatagaagagatatatattgtGAAGAGAATTTTCCTTTCCTTTTATGCAGGGttgttatgtttatttattgagCATTGGCATAAGCATTGATTTGATGCTACGTTAAACAATTAATtggtataatataaaatatatgatatagaatCAATATTAAATTACATGTATATTGATGCTATAGCAATATTCTTATTAATTTATTAGGCACTAATTCAGTAGCCTTTGAAATTGAAAATAGCAAAATCTAGTTATGGAGACAGTTTTAtgataataataacataaattgAATGAACCAAATTTTTGTAGTTTGTGGTACCTATtgcatatgattttttttattattattactatgcTGAAGCCACTTTAAATACTTTAATTTCAgcaattaaaatattttacttTAATTCCGCTGCAGTTGTTACTTTTGATAGTTTGATGCAAAATGGTATTATATAGTGTAACTTTTACTAGTTTCATTGAAATGAATATATTAATGCACTTCTTTCATCACTAACTTTAATGTCACAATTGGCTTCTTTAAAAACACATGCATGCACGTTTGGACTTGATAATACAAAGTTTTGCTCTCATCGACTTTCTTTTTTGTGAATTTTAATGCCTCATCGAACCAGCTTTGGCTAAGTCTAAGTGTACGCTTATGAgacacctatatatatatatattagatattaTTTTTAGGGAAAATTTATTACATTAGATATAAATCAGCTATCTCGGAAGGAGTCCAATATTTCTACTATTGCGGGGGTCTCAATCTCTCACCTAAATGTCCAATTCCAAGTGACTTTCCTGTAATTTGGAAAGAATCCAATGATTCTACTTTTGAGCAAGTCTCACGTAAAGGCCTTAATTTCCCATCTGCCTCTTACACATTTGAAGCTTTTGGGCCTAAAATTCATCTGTAGGGTCCAATTTGAAACATTCCAGGAAAAGGAGGACTTGGTTTGTAGGGAAATTACATAATTCTTTACAAGAATTCTCAAAATAAATTCgaaatacttttttatttttctttatatagaaaaaaaataagtttgataactacatttttattaaaaaaaaagggaaaaaagcactaaaatatttttaaatttgaagagccaaattactaaaatacatACTGATATACCCATTTTTGGAGTGTTATTACCCATCGGCCAAATCATGCCTAAGACGCAGTCACTTGTTACTTTCTCTAATTATTGGGTCAAGCCCAATAACTTAAACCCACTCAAATATAACCCTAACTCCTCAATATAAATAAGAGTAGGGACCAAAAagagggagagtgagagagagggtCGACAAATTTTTACAGAGAGATCTCTCCATCTTCTATAGAGTCAAATATTTAAAAGTTAAATACAAATGTAACCCATGACTGGTAAGATGAATAATAGTGACTAAGTAGATGTAGGCCATccttttggggctgaaccactataaaattctctCTCTATCCATTATTTCTAGGCACTAGAAGCATgagaaatttcatgttatatgcatgataacttagtaaaattttttaatatgccaacataagttactatcccaaatatatgaaaattttaatttttagacaaaaatacccctaacattcaaacaccaattttctctctcaatccgaactctctttctctctctctaacatctctcattctctcactctctctctctcattctaatcttgtatATCTCAAacaaataacaaaattaaaaaaaaaatcatctgaaatagacatttgagtgaaaaaatattaacctccaaagttttcatcaaatttttgtgcagagcatcgaaattgcatcgaaaaaacatcgttatggaaaaattaagttttcatgattgcatcgcaatagcatcgaaatactatcgattttgcatcgaaataccatcgatttggCAAAAACAAAAAtgttcatgattgcatcgcaagagaatcgaaacaccatcgaaaaagcatcgttttggccaaaacgatgatttttcgatgcaaaatcgatggtgtttcgatgttgtttcaatgcaatcatgaaaacttgatttttggccaaaacgatgcttttttgtcggtgtttcgatgcaaaatagatggtgtttcgatgctcttgtgatgcaatcatgaaaacttgatttttggccaaaacgatgctttttcgatga from Humulus lupulus chromosome 5, drHumLupu1.1, whole genome shotgun sequence encodes the following:
- the LOC133834587 gene encoding probable WRKY transcription factor 53; the protein is MGDWEQKNLLNELTRGKELAGQLQLHLINASSPSSHETGQYLVQKILVSYEKALSMLNWPGDHPPQPPPVLQLGMSDSPPSLTGSPRSEDSDRDQDNKDYMGSRKRKSLPRWTKQVRVSPGMGLEGPLDDGFSWRKYGQKDILGAKYPRGYYRCTHRNVQGCLATKQVQRSDDDPTIFEITYRGRHTCTQAPGHVIGSSSTNPTASADQNQEVVALQTTNTNNNIINNFPLEQMSHQHQPQAQEDHILSSLRSGLRVITEGLKNLDDGHSAALIPSFHFAASSSPTTAANNNNTNVNMTDALAVAVAAGGEEQNPAAHRTFSSNNYPMNMIIDDSLMREFSPSFVSPAASGTNYFSSSVSPQAGHHHHEFGGGIHETFHDRQQDSESDQIAAVISSSAANTSTIGPDFQFGQGEFDSNFTFDNSGFFS